A genomic segment from Nicotiana sylvestris chromosome 1, ASM39365v2, whole genome shotgun sequence encodes:
- the LOC138869451 gene encoding uncharacterized protein: MSIKLVVRECTINIVSAYAPHAGLDEEVKQRFWEGLDEIVHHVPPAEQLFIGGDFNGHIGSTIGGYGEVHGGFGFGERNGCGTSLLDFAKAFGLVIANSSFPKREAHLVTFQNAMAKTHIDYLLLRRCDGGLWKDCKVIPDEILVTPHRLLVMDIGIMLKKRKRSARGRLRIMWGALTKDKAQELEGRLSAMGAWRSSGDASTMWSATSECIKEAAREVLGVSTGISDGHKGDWWWNEVVQGKVEAKTAAYLKLVGSIGEKER, from the coding sequence ATGAGTATTAAGTTGGTGGTCAGAGAGTGCACCATAAACATCGTTAGCGCCTATGCGCCTCATGCGGGTCTAGATGAGGAGGTTAAACAACGCTTTTGGGAGGGGTTAGATGAGATTGTGCACCACGTTCCGCCTGCTGAGCAGCtattcataggaggggatttcaatggtcatattgggtcgacCATAGGTGGTTATGGCGAGGTGCATGGAGGCTTCGGTTTTGGGGAGAGGAATGGATGCGGTACCTCACTTTTGGACTTCGCTAAGGCTTTTGGGTTGGTGATTGCGAACTCTAGCTTCCCGAAGAGAGAGGCGCATTTGGTTACTTTTCAAAATGCGATGGCAAAGACTCatattgactatctcctcctcaggaggtgTGATGGAGGGTTGTGGAAGGATTGCAAGGTGATTCCGGATGAGATACTCGTGACACCGCATAGGTTATTAGTGATGGACATTGGTATTATgttaaagaagagaaaaaggtcTGCTCGAGGAAGACTGAGGATCATGTGGggagccttaactaaggataaagcccaAGAGTTGGAGGGGCGGTTGTCGgctatgggagcttggaggagCAGTGGCGACGCAAGCACTATGTGGTCAGCGACATCCGAATGTATAAAGGAGgctgcgagagaggtgttaggggtctcgaCGGGCATCTCTGATgggcacaaaggagactggtggtggaatgaagtggtccaaggtaaagtggaagcgaagacgGCGGCGTACCTAAAGTTAGTGGGGAGCATAGGTGAGAAGGAAAGGTGA
- the LOC138869461 gene encoding uncharacterized protein: MVRPAMMYGAECWPVKNSNTQKMRVAEMRMLRWMCGHTRMDKIRNDDIREKVHVAPIEDKMWEARLRWFGHVQRRSPDVPVRRCERLEVEGNRRGRGRPKKYWGEVIRHDMARLQISEDMTLDRKLWRSSIKVVG; this comes from the coding sequence atGGTTAGACCGGCaatgatgtatggggctgagtgttggcctgttaagaatTCAAATACCCAAAAGATGagagtagcagaaatgaggatgctgaggtggatgtgcggacacactaggatggataagattaggaatgatgatattcgggagaaggtacacgtggctcccattgaggacaagatgtgggaagcgaggctcagatggtttgggcatgtTCAGAGGAGAAGTCCAGATGTTCCGGTAAGGAGGTGCGAGCGGCTAGAAGTGGAGGGGAatagaagaggtagagggcggcctaagaagtattggggagaggtgatcagacatgatATGGCAAGGCTTCAAATTtctgaggacatgacacttgataggaagttgtggaggtcgagtattaaggttgtaggctag